The following is a genomic window from Bacteroidia bacterium.
TCGTCGGTTTCAGCGTCGTGAAGTTTCAGGCGCTCACGGGCGAAGATACGCTGGTGGTCAAGGTATTCGAGAACAGCGCGGTTCCGCCGAACCTGGTCAACGTGGTGAAAACGTACAAGGTCAATCTCGGCGATGCCGGCTTCCCGAGCCCGAACATCCGCTTCAACAATCCGCTCGAAGCGGGAGCGAGGGATGTTCTCGCCGTCAACCTCAATCCACCCGTCATTTTCTCTCCCCGGCGCGATTTCATCGTTGGGGTGAAGTTGGAGGCGAAACAGAAACTTGCGGTGGGCGACGGTCTGTGGAATGGCCTCACGATGCTGTTCAATCCCGGCGTCACGGAATTTGATCGCTACCGTCGGTATTTCATCGCACCAAACCCCGCTGCGTCACGGAATACTCTCGCCACCGAAGCAGCCAATATCGGGCTGTTCATGCGCGCCGTCGTGTCGTACAATCCCAATCTCCCCAACGTCGATCTGACGGACGCCACCGGGGCACCGCAGCCCGCCGCGTTCGCGCTGCGGCAGAATTATCCGAATCCCTTCAATCCATCCACCGTGCTGGAGTACACACTCTCCTCGCGGCAACACGCGACACTGACGGTACATGACGCGCTGGGACGCACGGTGTCCGTGCTCGCAGACGGCATGATGGATGCGGGGACGCACAGCACGCGCTTCGACGCCGACGGTTTGCCTGCCGGCGTCTATGTGGCGCGTCTCACAGTGAACGGTCAAATGCTCACGAGGTCCATGCTGCTCCTGAAATGAGACTTTCGGAATCGCAGATCCAGCAGGTTCGCACAGCCGCCGACATCGTGGACGTTGTCGGCGGCTTCGTGCGTTTACGCAAAACAGGCCGCAATTTCACAGGGCTGTGTCCGTTTCACAAGGAGAAGACGCCGTCCTTCAACGTCAATCCCGAGCGACAGATCTACAAATGCTTCGGTTGCGGCAAGGGGGGAGACGTGATCAGCTTCATCATGGATATGGAGCATGTGTCCTTCATGGACGCGGTGGAAGAACTGGCCGAGCGGTACGGAATAGCGCTGCAACACGATGATGGCATCCGTCCCGAGCGCAAGGAAGATATGGAGGCGCTGTACGCCGCCACGAGGCTCGCCGCGCGCTTTTTCTTCGACAGTCTCAGAGGGGCCTCCGGCGAGGCGGGACGGGAGTACTTCCGGCGTCGCGGATGGTCGGAAGAAACCATGAAAACCTTCGGCCTCGGTTACGCGCCGGCGGGCTGGAGCAATTTTCTCGACCACGCCCGCGCCGAAGGAATCGACGAGCACATTCTCGACCTCGCGGGCCTGATCAAGCTGCGCGAGGGCGGCGGGGCCTATGATCGTTTCAGGAATCGCGTCATTTTTCCCATCATTCACGTCACGCGCAAGGTGCTGGGTTTCGGCGCCAGGGCGCTGTCGCCCGAAGACGAGCCGAAATATCTGAACTCGCCCGAGTCCGCGATTTACAACAAGAGCAAGGTTCTGTACGGACTTGCGCAGGCCTCCAACGCCATACGCGAGGCCGAGTCCATTATTGTGGTCGAGGGGTATGCCGACGTGCTGTCGCTGCATCAGGCCGGGATACGCAACGTGGTATCCACCAGCGGCACGGCCATGACGCCTGATCAGGTGCACGCCATCAGCCGCTACACGCGCAATATTTTCTTTCTCTACGACGCCGACTCCGCCGGGCTCCGCGCCATGCTGCGCGGCATAGACGTGATACTCGCCGAGGATTGCGACGCGCGCATCGTACAGCTTGCCGCGGGCGAGGATCCGGATTCCTTTGTCATGAAATACGGCGTCGAAGCCGTGCGCGAACGCATGGAGCAGGCGGTGTCCTTCGTGGACTTCGTTACCGCGCAACTGCGGGCCGACGGCAAGCTCGACTCGCCCGAGGGACGCGCACAGGCCGTGCATCAAATCGTGGGCATGCTTTCGAAAATGGACGACGCGCTGCGCAGAGAGTTCTACATTCACCACATCGCGCAGACCTACGGCATTTACGAGAATCTGCTGTACCAGGAACTGGCGAAGGTGATGAAGGGGGCGAAGCGCCGCGAGCGCGCCGCCGTCATCGAAGAACACGCACCCCCTCCCGCCGACGCTGCCTCCGAAAGCGTGCCGAAGGAGGAGTTCGCGTTCTGCTCGCATCTCTTGCAGGCGCCGCCGGAAATTCAGGCCGAGGCCCTGCACTCTGTGCGTATCGGGCATTTTCGCAGCGCGCGCATCCGCGACCTGCTGCACATTCTGTTCGAGCAGGAAGAGCACGACGGCGCGGTGGACAGCAACGCGCTGTGGAATTACGTGCAGGACGATGCCGGTATGCACACCCTGCTCGCCGACCTGCTGATGCCGAGGGATGAAGTCAGTAGCGGCTGGAGCAGAAGGCAGAATGTCAATCCCAAGGACCATCGCCGGGTATTGCGCGATTACTACAAAGAGGTGCTGGAGGCGCGCGTCGGGGAACAACTCTCGCGCCTGCAGGAGAGGCAAAAACAGGCATCGGGTCCAGACGAGGAGAACGAGCTTGCGCGACGTATCATCGCGTTGCAGAAGGCCGTATCGAGCCTGAACGGAGTCTCGCTGATAGCGAATTTTCCCGATATCGAAGGGGAGGATGAAATGAGCGATGGTACGGAGACGAGTTTCGGGTTTTGATAAGACGCAGGGGAGATTTTAACGCAGCCCTTCGACTTCGCTCAGGGGCCGGCGCAGGGACGCAGAGGAGGGGAATGTAACGCAGCCCTTCGACTTCGCTCAAGGGCCGGCACAGGGACGCAGAGGAGGGGAATGTAACGCAGCCCTTCGACTTCGCTCAGGGGCCGGCGAAGGGACGCAGAGGAGGGGAATGTAACGCAGCCCTTCGACTTCGCTAAGGGGCCGGCGAAGAGACGCAGAGGAATTTTTTAGGACTTCGAGCTGCCCCATCTCCATTTCACTCTGTGCCCTCCGCGCCCTCAGCGATCTCTGCGATAGAAGGGGCCCCGTACAATCTGACCCCCGCTGAGATAACGCATGTCCTCGTTGAGGCTCATCGCCGGGGGCATCGAGGTTAAGCCATCTTAATTAGGATGTCACAGGTATGAAAAGCGGTTTACGCTTGATTATAAGAGAATTAACCCGTACTATGGCCTGAGAAATCTGAAGCCTGTCTCGATTTATCAGCAGCAACAGTACGGCAACCGCGTGGGAAGCGCGGAGTACCGTAGCGGATACCAGCGTGAGTTCGGAGAAGTGATGATAGAGGACCCGGACGTTGTAAGGAGTTTCGGATGGAGAAGTTACGAATAAAAAAATGTCAATGGAATGAGGGGCATACACGCTTGTTCCCTCGCTGGTTATTGGGGTGCTTGGTTGCTCTTGCAATATTGTTCAGATGGCAGGAATGTACAGCGCAGCTACCGATATATTTCAGCGACCAGGAATGCGGAATAGTTGAATATGCCGACGTTCTGATTAAACCACCGTTGTCGACGTTTATGCCGTTAAATGTAATGTACTCCTATATAGTGCTTGACAGCATTTGCAAGGTGGGGACCTTACAGGAAGTGCAGTCGAGACTGAACCTCATGTCAAACGACTCGATTCGGCTTGCGATGCGGTATTACTACGACGTTCTCGACTACGATCCTATTCTCTTCCACAAATATGCGCTGGCTACGATAGGAGATCCCAACTATACATGCAGTGTACCCGCGTTCATCAGTACACTATTTGATTTGTACGAAAAATCAGCAAATGCCGGACCGAAGGATAACTTGTTGATCTGGACCTCATATATCTATCATATACGCGTACGCTCCCAAATTGCGCGAGAGGATAGTAATAAACATACCAAAATGCGAAAATTCTGTGCCAGAGCGGACGTTCTGAACAAAATAAAAGGAACGGTGCTGCCTGATCCAAGTCGTATGGAGGATGGAGGAACTGAGCAGATCACTCTCTGGTGGGGAAGAGAGGTCCCAAGCTGGAACAATGGAATATACATCGTAGACAGTACTGCATATTACAATGCTCGCGAGGGATTCCTACTTCCGGAACGAGAATATATCGTCTTCGTGTTGGCTGAACCAACATATTTGGAAGGTACTGTAAATTCGCAAGGGTACTTACTGAGCGGAACTTATGATTCCAATGAATTGGGAACATGGGTTCTGCCGGTTGTTAATGGGATGGTTATTGACGAATTTGGATATTTTGGCCTAGGGACAGAAATTGAAATGCAGACCTTCAAAGAGTTTGTAAGGTCATGGAGAGAGCACATTTGATGATAATTTCGGTCGCTTGTTAAAGACATTACCCAACAGAATAAATATGAAGATACTATTGCTCCTGTTATTTGCACTAGCCAATTGCACACTGATGGAAGTTCACGCGCAGGACGGCTGGGATTGCTACGGTAAGCATTTTGTTTACTTCAAAAAGACTGGAAATGGAATTGTAGCAAAGTGCTCTTCCAGAGAGACGCCCAATCCAGCCGAGGTGACGCTTGGAATGCCATTTAGAACCATCTTTGGTTGAAGAGAATAGAGTTGATTGTGAAATATTGTTATTCGAATTTGGAAGTGTCGTAGATTCACGGTTGATCCAGTTTGTAGCGAGTAGCACCATGAAGAAAACATGTGTCAATCTGTTGTTGGTTCTGGTATTACTTTCCGGCTTGGTCTTTGACGTCGTCGCGCAGGGCGATGAGTTTGTCAATTACAAGCGCGCATTCGCGACACGTACAACACTGAAGCAGTCGATAGCGCAGCTCAAATCGCGGGATGGAGAGCGCTTTCATGATGTCGAGAGAGCGAACTCGTTGGTATTCGCCAAAATCACCCAGGCGGTACGCCCTCTGTCGGACGAAACAAGAGCTGCATTGTCGCTTACGAAGAGCATATACGGTATGGAGAACTTGCTCGACGTGTCGCGCAACGAAGTGGAGGTCGCCTATGGAGATGCAACACTCTGGATGGCGGTCCTCCGTATCAAAAAGCCGATGATGCTCAGAGAGACGCAGCCGGATCGAGGCGTCTACCTCATGCTCAGACCGATAGGAAGGAGAGGGGATACACCGATTTTCGTCATCGAATTTTATTGCACTATTGAAAATGTGGGTCTACAGCGCGTGTTGCAGGATGCGGTAGAATGCGCTACGAAACTGAACGACTTCACGGAAAGCGAGGATATCATAGAGGAGATCGGCAGGCATTGGTCTCATACGGGAGATTGGAACGAAGAAAAACACACCGTGGCCCTTTCGTACATCCGGGGTCTTGCCTGCTGGGACATGGGCGACCACGAGCGCGCGGAGAAGTATCTTGAAGCGGCGGAGCGATACATCAATTCCCGGCCCGATGATGTTCTCTCCTCCGCGATGACCGTCGGACTGGAAACAATGGGCAGGACGGCACGGAAGTAGAAGCCGCGCCCGCTCATCCAGGTCCCCAGCCATCACAGAAAATCCTCGTTGATGTTTATCGCCGAGGGCACAGACCCGCTATCCGTGCTTTGATCCGGAAAAATGTCTCTTGATTCGCCCTTCATATTTCATAAATCCCTCGACCGGCTTTCCCGCACTGCGTTCACAATTTCATCCATGGAGAGATCGAGGTCCACGCCTTCGATGTCGAAAGGCGACTCGCTCTCCGTCACAGGGATGAGCAGGAATACCTGTCCGTCCCGCCTGCGGATACGTACCCGCCCTTCCTTTCTTGCGCGGTCCAGTAATTCGGCCAGGTTCTGTCGGGCCTCGGAATAGGTGTATGTTGTCATGGCAGCAACTCCAGAATTGGGATTCCTAATTTCCTCGCCACTAATGATAGAGGTTCGTCAAGCGTAAGAAGTGGGGCATGCCAGGCTGTGGCAGCAGCAAGGACGTACGCGTCGGAAGCATACATTCCGTTTGCGGATGCGATGTTCAATGACGATTCCAGATCGACGTCGATAAGGCGGATTGGAATTTTCTTAAATTCGTTGACCGCGGCGATGGCGCTGTCGAGCGACAAGCGACGTCGTTTCATCATTGCCGAGAACGCGTTGCCGATTTCCCAATGCAGCGATGTTGGGGCGAGCAGCTCAGCGCCCCGTGTCGCCTTCGCAATCGCATATTTGTGCGGCTCGTTCGTGACGACGGCGATGACAGCTGATGTATCGACAAGTACTCGCATGGCGCATCCTTCTTGAACAATTGTACAAGACAATGTGAGTATTAAGTTTTAGAAAGTCAATACCATTCTCGTGCCTGTCTCCCCCGTGTTGTTTTTGGCCCGCCGTCTGAACCTTAGCGCAATCTGTGATGTTACGATGAATCAACAGAGATCATTCTCAGGAGTAATCATGGCAGTACTGACACAGACGGAAATTGAAAAAAAATTGAGTGAATGTACCGGCTGGTCCATCGCGGAGGGGCAACTGCGGCGTACCTTCACCGCGCCCAGCTTCCACCGCGCGATGGCGCTGGCGGTACAGGCCGGCATGCTGGCCGATGTGGCGGATCATCATCCGGATATCGACATCCGCTATAACAAGGTCACCTTCGCGCTGTCGACGCACAGCGAAGGCGGCATCACGCAGAAGGATTTCGATCTCGCCGCACGGATCGACGAGGCGTTTGCGCAATGAGCGCGGGCAACAGGCTCGAAGCGCTGAAGGGCTTCCTGGAGCAGGATCCGGACGATTCCTTCACCCGATACGCGCTGGCCCTGGAATACATCGGTCGCGGAGACGAGAGCACGGGTATCGCGTTGCTGCGCGAGACCATCGAGCGCGATCCCTCCTACGTCCCCGGCTGGCACATGCTCGCGCAGCAGCTCGTAAAGACCGGAGACTTCATCTCAGCCAGGGCGATATTCGAGGAGGGCATACGCGTCGCGCGAAGCACGGGCGACACCCACGCCGCCTCCGAAATGGAAATGGAGATGGAAGAAGCGGGAGTGTGACGATGTACGACGTACGATTATTGATCGTTCGTCTGTGAAGCGA
Proteins encoded in this region:
- a CDS encoding T9SS type A sorting domain-containing protein, with product MRFLAALFLACCAVTTVHAQVDTLQYDGITNIYDGKLLAVTRFPGELDVFFNTRFSPAEKCTLTTVLVGFSVVKFQALTGEDTLVVKVFENSAVPPNLVNVVKTYKVNLGDAGFPSPNIRFNNPLEAGARDVLAVNLNPPVIFSPRRDFIVGVKLEAKQKLAVGDGLWNGLTMLFNPGVTEFDRYRRYFIAPNPAASRNTLATEAANIGLFMRAVVSYNPNLPNVDLTDATGAPQPAAFALRQNYPNPFNPSTVLEYTLSSRQHATLTVHDALGRTVSVLADGMMDAGTHSTRFDADGLPAGVYVARLTVNGQMLTRSMLLLK
- the dnaG gene encoding DNA primase codes for the protein MRLSESQIQQVRTAADIVDVVGGFVRLRKTGRNFTGLCPFHKEKTPSFNVNPERQIYKCFGCGKGGDVISFIMDMEHVSFMDAVEELAERYGIALQHDDGIRPERKEDMEALYAATRLAARFFFDSLRGASGEAGREYFRRRGWSEETMKTFGLGYAPAGWSNFLDHARAEGIDEHILDLAGLIKLREGGGAYDRFRNRVIFPIIHVTRKVLGFGARALSPEDEPKYLNSPESAIYNKSKVLYGLAQASNAIREAESIIVVEGYADVLSLHQAGIRNVVSTSGTAMTPDQVHAISRYTRNIFFLYDADSAGLRAMLRGIDVILAEDCDARIVQLAAGEDPDSFVMKYGVEAVRERMEQAVSFVDFVTAQLRADGKLDSPEGRAQAVHQIVGMLSKMDDALRREFYIHHIAQTYGIYENLLYQELAKVMKGAKRRERAAVIEEHAPPPADAASESVPKEEFAFCSHLLQAPPEIQAEALHSVRIGHFRSARIRDLLHILFEQEEHDGAVDSNALWNYVQDDAGMHTLLADLLMPRDEVSSGWSRRQNVNPKDHRRVLRDYYKEVLEARVGEQLSRLQERQKQASGPDEENELARRIIALQKAVSSLNGVSLIANFPDIEGEDEMSDGTETSFGF
- a CDS encoding type II toxin-antitoxin system Phd/YefM family antitoxin, whose product is MTTYTYSEARQNLAELLDRARKEGRVRIRRRDGQVFLLIPVTESESPFDIEGVDLDLSMDEIVNAVRESRSRDL
- a CDS encoding type II toxin-antitoxin system VapC family toxin; translated protein: MRVLVDTSAVIAVVTNEPHKYAIAKATRGAELLAPTSLHWEIGNAFSAMMKRRRLSLDSAIAAVNEFKKIPIRLIDVDLESSLNIASANGMYASDAYVLAAATAWHAPLLTLDEPLSLVARKLGIPILELLP
- a CDS encoding 4a-hydroxytetrahydrobiopterin dehydratase, coding for MAVLTQTEIEKKLSECTGWSIAEGQLRRTFTAPSFHRAMALAVQAGMLADVADHHPDIDIRYNKVTFALSTHSEGGITQKDFDLAARIDEAFAQ